Proteins encoded in a region of the Mucilaginibacter sabulilitoris genome:
- a CDS encoding ABC transporter permease produces MDTYTFHINTCDLALFGTIFIALTFILLLWFTKRTNLAANRFLALAIVTIVLWIVRILGIDIGLSTYITNWSRLPLQFSLAFGPLIFSYVLKITRPEYKFRSKDLLHFSPLLLELGAQALEVRDSINTGAATYETPAFQQLNPVFQLLAFVSVTIYLYLAHRQIGSFYRGLKFNGGDRYRNELLWLDRSLNAFSMLWLLWIPFTAVNYFFYHDKSGEQYYFPLYLLFISLIIWIAAKSHLKAETFEKTDTTVKPLLPADLKQKGSWLKMEIKEKGYYRDAELSLSSLAQKLGLHTHEVSRIINTVFKKSFNDFINEYRVREVALKMQEPSYDHITLLGLAYESGFNSQSSFHRIFKQFTGKTPLEYKNNLQKVLPSYNLRGFTKPMPLILNHVNLTGWTHKKLTGTFMTKNFFRIAFRGFWKHRLFTLINIIGLSIGISAFLAIYFVVHYDFTFDKFHKDSDRIYRVVMNMSFQGHINYSSGVPGPLAEAIKSQATGIEEITPLRTLSPHFVYADKDKSAQKRFKDPDRITLADQQYFKIFNYKWLAGSSKHALDAPNQVVLTSQQAKRYFPSLSYHEMIGKVVTYDTLKTTVSGVVETFTENSDFTFHDFISFSTATTDKRLAADLSIDNWGRINSGSQVIVKLTRRTPAAGVVKQSNTIFRKHHTPPAETKVPAPIVNLALQPLEDIHFNPDYNIFNFSSPANKTTLYGLLASAIFLLLLACINYVNLTTAQAAQRAKEIGILKTLGSSRIQLVVQFLGETFIITCFAVCISMLLAPIILKMFAKVISPDIHANILRPDVILFLLILTIVISILSGFYPAIVLSSYKPASVLKNQVQGNSNKTRNAWLRKSLTVSQFVVAQFFIMATILVSQQIYYALHKNLGFKKDAILVINTPWQTSKASSNQILLNELRSMPQVALVGLGNDPPSADGFNRTRITYDDGKKQITTEEVIVKSGDENYIKIYQLKLLAGRNITEADTGKAIIINNTYAKLLGFNNPNDAIGKQLSWFAIKGRNLNIIGVVADFNQRSLHSAIYPSIITSGSPIPGPMMTLHVSLKPETAGGNEWKTAIANMGKAWKKAYPDDDFDLNCFFYDDMIARFYDQEQHTSTLLSWATGLSILISCLGLLGLAIYTTNQRTKEIGIRKVFGASVTQIVTLLSTELISLILLAFVIVTPIAWYAVNKWMEGFADHVAISWWVFIISGAGMLLTGLFTLSFRTIRAGMANPVNSLRNE; encoded by the coding sequence ATGGATACATATACTTTCCATATCAATACCTGCGACCTGGCTCTTTTTGGTACGATCTTTATCGCGCTCACCTTTATCCTGCTTTTATGGTTCACCAAAAGGACAAACCTGGCTGCAAACCGGTTTTTAGCCCTGGCAATAGTTACGATTGTTTTGTGGATAGTCCGGATATTGGGCATAGACATCGGGCTGTCAACTTACATTACTAATTGGAGCCGGCTGCCGCTGCAATTTTCGCTTGCTTTTGGCCCTCTTATTTTCTCTTACGTGCTTAAAATAACTCGGCCGGAATATAAATTCCGATCTAAAGATCTGCTGCATTTTAGTCCGTTGCTGCTGGAATTGGGTGCCCAGGCATTGGAAGTTAGGGATAGTATAAATACCGGTGCAGCTACTTATGAAACGCCGGCCTTTCAGCAACTGAATCCGGTATTCCAATTACTGGCGTTTGTTTCGGTCACAATTTACCTTTACCTGGCGCATAGGCAAATAGGAAGCTTTTACCGTGGGTTGAAATTTAATGGAGGCGATCGCTATCGGAACGAGCTGCTATGGTTGGATCGCTCACTTAACGCATTCAGTATGCTATGGTTACTATGGATACCTTTTACAGCTGTTAACTATTTTTTTTACCATGATAAATCAGGGGAACAGTATTATTTTCCTTTGTACCTCCTTTTTATATCCCTGATCATTTGGATTGCTGCAAAGAGCCATTTAAAAGCAGAAACTTTTGAGAAGACGGATACTACCGTAAAGCCATTATTACCGGCAGATCTGAAGCAAAAAGGCTCCTGGTTAAAAATGGAAATAAAGGAAAAAGGGTACTACCGGGATGCAGAATTAAGCCTAAGCTCTCTTGCTCAAAAACTTGGATTGCATACCCATGAAGTATCCCGGATTATTAATACAGTTTTCAAAAAAAGCTTTAATGATTTCATCAATGAATATCGTGTTCGCGAGGTTGCGCTCAAAATGCAGGAGCCATCTTATGATCATATCACGCTGCTTGGTCTTGCGTATGAGTCAGGCTTTAATTCACAAAGCAGCTTTCATCGTATTTTTAAGCAATTTACAGGTAAAACCCCTTTGGAGTACAAAAACAACCTTCAAAAAGTTCTCCCATCTTATAACTTGAGAGGTTTTACCAAACCGATGCCGCTAATATTGAACCATGTAAACCTCACGGGGTGGACGCACAAAAAATTAACCGGCACCTTTATGACAAAAAACTTTTTTAGAATTGCATTCCGCGGATTTTGGAAACATAGGTTATTTACACTGATAAACATTATCGGTTTATCCATCGGTATAAGCGCTTTCCTGGCCATTTACTTTGTGGTACACTACGATTTTACGTTTGATAAATTTCATAAGGACAGCGACCGGATTTACCGCGTTGTGATGAACATGTCATTTCAGGGACACATAAACTATTCGAGTGGCGTACCCGGCCCACTGGCTGAGGCGATTAAAAGCCAGGCCACCGGAATAGAGGAGATCACGCCACTACGTACGCTGTCGCCTCATTTTGTTTATGCAGACAAAGATAAAAGTGCGCAAAAGCGCTTTAAAGACCCAGACAGAATAACACTTGCCGATCAGCAATATTTTAAAATTTTTAATTATAAATGGCTTGCAGGCTCATCAAAACACGCCCTTGATGCACCCAATCAGGTAGTATTAACATCCCAACAAGCCAAGCGTTACTTCCCCTCATTATCCTATCATGAAATGATTGGTAAAGTAGTTACTTATGATACCCTTAAGACAACGGTTAGCGGCGTAGTTGAAACGTTTACCGAAAATAGCGACTTTACCTTTCACGACTTTATTTCCTTTAGTACCGCCACAACTGATAAACGTTTAGCCGCTGATCTGTCTATAGACAATTGGGGTAGAATCAATTCTGGCTCGCAGGTTATTGTAAAGCTCACGCGGCGAACCCCGGCAGCCGGGGTTGTAAAACAGAGCAATACTATTTTCAGGAAACATCATACGCCGCCAGCCGAAACAAAAGTGCCTGCCCCCATCGTGAATCTGGCCTTGCAGCCATTGGAGGATATTCATTTCAATCCAGACTATAATATTTTTAATTTCTCATCGCCAGCCAACAAAACAACACTTTACGGATTATTGGCCAGCGCTATTTTTTTGTTATTGCTGGCATGTATCAATTATGTAAATTTAACTACCGCCCAGGCCGCCCAAAGAGCAAAAGAAATTGGGATACTCAAAACACTGGGCAGCAGCCGGATACAATTAGTGGTTCAGTTTTTAGGCGAAACATTTATTATAACATGCTTTGCGGTTTGCATATCGATGTTGCTTGCGCCAATTATTTTAAAAATGTTTGCCAAGGTAATATCCCCGGATATTCATGCCAATATACTAAGGCCGGATGTCATACTCTTCCTGCTGATTTTAACTATTGTAATCAGTATTTTGTCGGGTTTTTATCCCGCAATTGTGTTATCGAGCTATAAGCCGGCATCGGTACTAAAAAATCAGGTGCAGGGCAATAGCAATAAAACGCGAAACGCGTGGCTCCGTAAATCGCTTACGGTTTCGCAGTTTGTTGTAGCCCAATTTTTTATAATGGCTACCATTTTGGTAAGCCAACAAATTTATTACGCCTTACATAAAAACCTCGGGTTTAAAAAGGATGCCATTTTGGTTATCAATACGCCCTGGCAAACCAGTAAAGCCAGCAGTAACCAGATACTGCTGAACGAACTTAGGTCGATGCCCCAGGTTGCCCTTGTGGGTTTGGGTAATGACCCACCTTCAGCTGATGGATTTAATAGGACACGCATTACTTATGACGATGGAAAAAAACAAATAACAACAGAAGAAGTGATAGTTAAGTCTGGTGATGAAAACTACATCAAAATATACCAACTAAAATTGCTTGCCGGCAGAAACATAACCGAAGCCGACACTGGGAAAGCCATTATCATTAACAATACTTACGCTAAATTATTAGGATTTAATAACCCGAATGATGCTATCGGAAAGCAGTTGAGCTGGTTTGCAATTAAAGGCCGGAATTTAAATATTATTGGCGTTGTTGCCGACTTTAATCAGCGGTCGTTGCATTCCGCCATTTATCCATCAATCATAACATCGGGCAGTCCGATCCCTGGGCCAATGATGACGTTACATGTTAGTTTGAAACCTGAAACCGCAGGCGGTAATGAGTGGAAAACCGCAATTGCAAATATGGGAAAGGCTTGGAAGAAGGCTTATCCCGACGATGATTTCGACTTAAATTGCTTTTTTTATGATGATATGATAGCTAGATTCTACGATCAGGAACAACACACATCAACCCTGCTCAGCTGGGCAACGGGTTTATCGATATTGATTAGCTGCCTGGGACTATTAGGCCTTGCCATTTACACCACCAATCAACGGACAAAGGAAATTGGCATACGTAAGGTATTTGGTGCGAGCGTTACTCAAATAGTAACCCTGCTATCAACCGAACTGATATCGCTTATTTTACTCGCCTTTGTCATAGTAACACCGATTGCATGGTATGCTGTAAATAAATGGATGGAAGGCTTTGCCGACCACGTAGCTATTAGCTGGTGGGTATTTATTATCAGTGGCGCAGGGATGCTGCTAACAGGATTATTTACCTTAAGTTTCCGAACCATTAGGGCTGGTATGGCAAACCCGGTAAACAGTTTGCGAAATGAATAA